Proteins from one Syngnathus scovelli strain Florida chromosome 9, RoL_Ssco_1.2, whole genome shotgun sequence genomic window:
- the LOC125975639 gene encoding regulation of nuclear pre-mRNA domain-containing protein 2 isoform X1: MAAGPGAASGHGARSSNAALEASLDRRFQGISNTMESIQSLSGWCIDNKKQSALVVRYWMKWLKKSDHNHRLNLFYLANDVIQNCKRKNAIVFRSAFADVLPNAALLIKDAKVRKSVERILSIWEERGVYPEELINQLKANLNKKEKDRDKQKDKEKLKDKGEETPPATDPAKTKAAIKSKIVEEFAPGALIEQLSAYERVAAEEDFREKQLAALRLDICSTEALKRLKDKAGGNKFAKDFEDGCQTLQDFVGFLEEELKTGPSLLEALENADIFYHTQYKEVKIVANAYSAFANRVASLKRKLDSLKSTLPGSEDSPVPSPSEDAPSPTGSDSPFVGPGGTGARVDPELDGKAMDEGDLPGDGQEDAEASDEEERSSSTAGDKTSVMSPVVVKSDAGCKTPTTPTKVSKANSTAASTSVTPQAPSAPLGVNMAKVDLGKISSILSSLTAAMKNTGSPSGRPSPGTPGTPSAQSTASKATPASPALATILSRVDITPEGILNALSKKNTPALSSLLHNVTNSAQPTRASPETTATASSSSAKTPKAKSSMGNSLKRDAPSRNRVWEKGRQLSPPPPPPPPRVSPPSLESKINSFLQGNPGFSLALGDASPDGVDGTPVRDEAAATPTQDEIMDAPGSVPESLGSSGSNNLSPTAYRSEPWDAVITPSASNDDGAGDYTSSRYGGAKRSNEAKNARKQAASAGTSELTKMKKDAQRIQAATAGGGARAKAERRLSAGSRKASVGSEDGGPSGKRVDDRSPGRDGGGYHRIETLVSPCTEGAPIETVGYSKQPPAGERIKTVESIRVIGRDSRRGGGAGARSGASMWYEEEEYMEAQSTSPHTVPTPLGGGEMPPPAMPLPHHLLAHPSVPPPVRHPLPTLPPPQIPFQMLYHAESLQTPPPSHLLHPPLPSPHFFSAPPTIPQPPPPPMSPTLSPSLPPGIMVGGLCLPVDRMQAGPGRHDSAERGGPRGNRPSPRPLLSLLGDPPKAPRPGTVKEPFAAHHTPPIHRPGAPGAPPPLLGRVKEPPNVQPPPASPSTPPSPAVDGAPARSPAAPPSGHNTPASPSGQPLNHPPSPVPLLALPTQRPPLLSNPHRPPQRGQHSRHFNEQGGGRFRGNKRPGPPFAGGPFHGPKRPFQPPRY; the protein is encoded by the exons ATGGCCGCCGGTCCCGGAGCTGCGAGCGGCCACGGAGCCCGCAGCTCCAACGCCGCTTTGGAGGCCTCCCTGGACCGCCGTTTCCAAGGAATATCCAACACCATGGAGTCCATCCAGAGCCTCTCCGGTTGGTGCATTGACAACAAGAAGCAGAGCGCCCTCGTCGTTCGctactggatgaagtggctcaaGAAAT CCGACCACAATCATCGATTGAATCTCTTCTACCTTGCTAATGACGTCATCCAGAACTGCAAAAGAAAGAATGCCATTGTGTTTCGCTCTGCCTTCGCCGACGTTCTTCCCAATGCCGCCCTGCTTATCAA AGACGCCAAGGTCCGCAAGTCGGTGGAGAGAATCTTGTCCATCTGGGAGGAACGTGGCGTGTATCCCGAGGAGCTGATCAACCAGTTGAAAGCCAACCTGAACAAGAAGGAAAAGGATCGGGACAAGCAGAAGGACAAAGAAAAGCTGAAGGACAAAGGTGAAGAGACGCCGCCCGCGACCG ATCCAGCCAAGACCAAAGCCGCAATCAAGTCCAAGATCGTGGAAGAGTTTGCG CCCGGCGCACTCATCGAGCAACTGTCAGCATATGAGCGGGTTGCCGCTGAAGAGGACTTCAGGGAGAAGCAGCTGGCAGCTCTCAGGCTGGACATTTGCAGCACGGAAGCGCTCAAGCGGCTGAAAG ACAAAGCGGGAGGCAACAAGTTTGCCAAGGACTTTGAAGACGGCTGCCAGACGCTGCAGGACTTTGTCGGCTTTCTAGAGGAGGAGTTGAAGACTGGGCCCTCCCTGCTGGAAGCTTTGGAGAACGCTGACATCTTCTACCACACGCAGTACAAGGAGGTCAAGATTGTGGCGAAC GCCTACAGCGCTTTTGCCAACCGCGTGGCCAGTCTAAAAAGGAAGCTGGACTCCCTCAAGTCAACTCTGCCCGGGTCTGAGGACTCACCTGTCCCCTCCCCCTCGGAAgacgccccctcccccaccggcTCCGACTCCCCCTTTGTGGGGCCGGGCGGCACCGGAGCGCGGGTGGACCCAGAGCTAGACGGCAAGGCCATGGATGAAGGAGACCTGCCCGGTGACGGCCAAGAGGACGCGGAGGCGTCTGATGAAGAGGAGCGCTCTTCCTCAACAGCCG GTGACAAGACGAGCGTGATGTCCCCGGTTGTCGTCAAGTCAGATGCAGGCTGCAAGACTCCCACCACGCCTACAAAAGTGTCAAAGGCTAACAGCACCGCCGCGTCAACATCGGTCACACCTCAAGCGCCATCCGCGCCTCTGGGAGTCAACATGGCCAAGGTGGACCTGGGAAAGATCAGCTCCATCCTCAGTTCACTCACAGCCGCCATGAAGAACACAG GGAGCCCCTCAGGCCGGCCGTCTCCGGGAACACCCGGCACACCGTCGGCCCAGTCGACAGCCTCCAAGGCCACACCGGCAAGCCCCGCCCTCGCCACTATATTGTCACGTGTTGACATCACACCCGAAGGCATACTCAACGCTCTGTCAAAGAAAAACACACCAG CGTTGTCATCTCTCCTGCACAATGTGACAAACTCTGCTCAGCCCACCCGAGCTTCACCAGAAACAACAGCGACCGCGTCCTCATCCTCAGCAAAGACCCCCAAAGCAAAATCCTCGATGGGAAACAGTCTCAAGCGAGACGCACCCAGCAGAAACAGAGTCTGGGAGAAGGGCCGGCAGCTGTCCCCGCCTCCACCGCCGCCTCCTCCCCGCGTCTCTCCTCCTAGCCTGGAATCCAAAATCAACAGTTTCTTGCAGGGCAATCCCGGTTTCAGCCTGGCCTTAGGTGacgccagtcccgacggcgtagATGGGACCCCGGTGCGCGATGAGGCTGCCGCTACCCCCACCCAAGACGAGATCATGGATGCGCCCGGGAGCGTGCCCGAGTCTTTGGGCTCCTCTGGCAGCAACAACCTTTCGCCCACGGCGTATCGCAGCGAGCCCTGGGACGCTGTGATCACGCCGTCGGCAAGTAACGACGACGGCGCCGGTGACTATACCTCCTCGCGCTACGGAGGCGCAAAAAGGAGCAATGAGGCCAAGAATGCGAGGAAGCAGGCGGCCTCCGCAGGCACCAGTGAGCTCACCAAGATGAAGAAAGATGCACAGCGCATTCAGGCTGCGACGGCAGGAGGAGGCGCGAGAGCCAAAGCCGAGCGTCGGCTCTCGGCCGGCTCTCGAAAAGCGAGCGTGGGCTCGGAAGACGGCGGCCCAAGTGGGAAAAGGGTGGACGACCGGTCGCCCGGTAGGGACGGAGGGGGCTACCATCGCATCGAGACCCTGGTTTCCCCATGCACCGAGGGCGCACCCATTGAGACGGTGGGCTACTCTAAGCAGCCCCCTGCAGGAGAGCGAATCAAGACAGTGGAGAGCATCCGTGTGATTGGCCGAGACTCTCGGCGAGGGGGTGGAGCCGGCGCTCGCTCCGGGGCATCCATGTGGTATGAAGAGGAAGAGTACATGGAAGCACAGTCCACCTCGCCCCACACCGTCCCCACTCCTCTCGGCGGCGGGGAAATGCCTCCGCCTGCCATGCCGCTCCCGCATCATCTCCTAGCTCACCCCTCTGTTCCTCCTCCAGTCCGTCACCCGCTCCCTACTCTCCCCCCACCACAAATTCCCTTCCAAATGCTTTACCATGCTGAGAGTCTGCAAACTCCTCCCCCTTCCCATCTCCTACACCCGCCTCTTCCCTCACCCCATTTCTTTAGCGCACCCCCAACTATACCTCAACCTCCTccgcctcccatgtcgcccacaCTGTCCCCCTCTTTACCCCCAGGGATCATGGTCGGGGGACTTTGCTTGCCAGTCGATCGGATGCAAGCTGGCCCGGGCAGGCACGACAGCGCGGAGCGAGGAGGCCCCAGGGGCAACAGGCCCTCGCCTCGCCCCCTCCTGTCTTTATTAGGCGATCCTCCCAAAGCGCCCCGTCCCGGGACGGTCAAAGAGCCGTTTGCCGCCCACCATACGCCCCCTATCCACCGCCCGGGTGcgcccggcgctcctccgcctcTCCTGGGCCGAGTCAAGGAGCCCCCAAATGTGCAGCCCCCGCCTGCGTCTCCTTCGACACCGCCGTCCCCTGCTGTGGACGGCGCGCCCGCTAGATCTCCTGCGGCCCCGCCTTCCGGGCACAACACCCCAGCTAGTCCTAGCGGGCAGCCCCTTAACCACCCTCCCAGTCCCGTGCCCCTCTTGGCACTGCCCACTCAAAGGCCCCCCCTGCTGTCTAACCCGCACAGGCCGCCGCAGCGGGGCCAGCACTCGCGACATTTTAACGAGCAAGGCGGCGGGAGGTTCCGCGGCAACAAGCGTCCTGGCCCTCCCTTCGCAGGCGGCCCCTTCCATGGCCCGAAGAGACCCTTCCAACCGCCGCGCTACTGA
- the LOC125975639 gene encoding threonine--tRNA ligase 1, cytoplasmic isoform X2: protein MLVPPRVFEMAVTHLFRPLVRQASARVYRKYSKAYPTLPKRVQVFESLWEQRIKKRRAEASEKCISVQVGDGQLVKGTAGITTPLWVAHTIRKKGALVSKVNGELWDLERPLETDCQLQLLGFDSLEGREAAWRTGACVLGGVLQREFGATVYRQGASELGLHCDHVLDDSAALSLSAVEEQCKAAAALKLPLTRLELDAQEMSDLFRDDQLRLQFAREQLKGLTATVYRCGDFVTVCNGPLLPHTGLLGVFKMLQLSPLTLVDQSECPPLKRLFGVAFPTAKHKEQWEREQEEARRRDHRRIGTEQELFFFNDVSPGSCFFLPKGAHVYNALTDFIKSEYRHRGFTEVITPTLYSTALWERSGHWQHYSDNMFTITSEGSQTYALKPMNCPAHCLMFEQRVRSWRELPLRWADFGALHRNELSGALGGLTRVRRFCQDDAHIFCAPEQLEDEIVACLDFVRRVYQVFGFSFHCLLSTRPTPCLGEPGQWDCAEQQLERGLRQFGERWELNPGDGAFYGPKIDIQIRDAIGRQHQCATIQLDFQLPIRFDLQYVGRDGRSHRPVMIHRAVLGSVERMIAILAENFGGKWPLWLSPAQVMVIPVGSSCEAAAMELVQQFRKAGFMADLNEDAGATLSKKIRSAQLARYNYTLVLGDEERENATVSVRSRGGRQLGRRSVQEVLTILSQLRDSRSNQDDF, encoded by the exons ATGCTCGTCCCGCCGCGTGTGTTTGAGATGGCAGTGACGCATCTTTTCCGGCCGCTCGTCCGGCAGGCGAGCGCTCGCGTGTACAGGAAGTACAGCAAG GCATATCCGACGTTGCCAAAGAGGGTGCAAGTCTTTGAGTCTCTTTGGGAGCAGAGGATCAAAAAAAGGAGAGCTGAGGCTTCTGAAAAGTGCATCAGTGTCCAGGTTGGCGATGGGCAGCTCGTGAAGGGAACTGCTGGCATCACAACGCCGCTCTGGGTTGCACATACTATTCG TAAGAAAGGAGCCTTGGTGAGCAAGGTGAACGGGGAGCTGTGGGATCTTGAGCGTCCCCTCGAGACTGACTGTCAGCTGCAGCTTCTCGGTTTTGACTCGCTTGAGGGAAGAGAG GCAGCTTGGCGAACAGGAGCATGCGTGCTGGGCGGAGTGCTGCAGAGGGAGTTTGGCGCCACTGTGTATCGccaaggagcgtcggagctcggcCTTCACTGCGATCATGTGTTGGATGACAG TGCTGCCTTGTCTCTGAGTGCCGTGGAGGAGCAATGCAAGGCAGCCGCCGCCCTCAAGCTGCCTCTGACCAGGCTGGAACTCGACGCACAAGAGATGAGCGACCTCTTCCGG gATGACCAGCTCAGATTGCAGTTTGCACGGGAGCAGCTAAAGGGCCTCACTGCTACAGTATACAG GTGTGGAGACTTTGTAACAGTCTGTAATGGGCCCCTCCTCCCTCACACTGGCCTCCTTGGTGTGTTCAAGATGCTCCAG CTGTCACCCCTCACCCTGGTCGATCAGAGCGAGTGTCCACCTTTGAAGCGTCTCTTCGGGGTGGCCTTTCCTACAGCCAAGCATAAAGAGCAGTGGGAGAGAGAACAGGAGGAGGCCCGCAGGAGGGACCACAGACGCATCGGCACG GAGCAGGAGCTGTTCTTCTTCAACGATGTCAGTCCTGGAAGTTGCTTTTTTCTCCCGAAAGGTGCGCACGTGTACAACGCCCTCACGGACTTCATCAAG AGCGAGTACCGGCACCGAGGCTTCACCGAGGTCATCACGCCGACTCTGTACAGCACTGCCTTGTGGGAGCGCTCGGGCCACTGGCAACACTACAGCGACAACATGTTCACCATCACCTCAGAGGGCTCGCAGACCTACGCGCTCAAGCCCATGAACTGCCCCGCCCACTG CCTGATGTTCGAGCAGCGCGTGCGCTCGTGGCGAGAGCTTCCTCTGCGCTGGGCCGACTTCGGGGCACTGCATCGCAACGAGCTCTCCGGCGCTCTCGGGGGTCTCACCCGGGTCCGCAGGTTCTGCCAAGATGACGCTCACATCTTCTGCGCGCCCGAGCAG CTGGAAGATGAGATTGTGGCTTGTTTGGACTTTGTGAGGCGCGTTTATCAAGTGTTTGGGTTTTCCTTCCATTGCCTCCTGTCCACACGTCCCACTCCCTGCCTCGGGGAGCCCGGGCAGTGGGACTGCGCCGAGCAG CAGTTGGAGCGGGGTCTGCGGCAGTTTGGCGAGCGGTGGGAGTTGAATCCGGGGGACGGAGCCTTCTACGGGCCCAAG ATTGACATCCAGATAAGAGATGCGATTGGCCGACAGCACCAGTGCGCCACCATCCAGTTGGACTTTCAACTGCCAATTAGATTTGACCTTCAGTATGTCGG GCGAGACGGCCGGTCCCATCGGCCGGTGATGATCCACCGCGCGGTGCTTGGTTCAGTGGAGAGGATGATTGCCATCTTGGCTGAAAACTTTGGAGGCAAATG GCCGCTTTGGTTGTCTCCGGCGCAGGTCATGGTCATCCCTGTAGGAAGCAGCTGCGAGGCAGCTGCCATGGAG TTGGTGCAGCAGTTTCGCAAAGCTGGCTTCATGGCGGATTTGAACGAAGACGCCGGCGCCACCTTAAGTAAGAAGATTCGCTCTGCTCAACTGGCGCGATACAACTACACCTTGG TGCTCGGCGATGAGGAGCGTGAGAACGCCACGGTGAGCGTGCGCAGTCGAGGCGGTCGGCAGCTGGGCAGGAGGTCCGTCCAGGAGGTTCTGACGATCCTCTCGCAACTACGAGACTCCAGGAGTAACCAAGATGACTTTTAA